From the genome of Solanum lycopersicum chromosome 7, SLM_r2.1:
gctattgatctttttaagaattattaaaataataataagaaaatatacaatttcttttgtatgagagttattttaaaatgaaagaagttttgaaataatcattaaatttaacctaaattattaatttaatctatAAATTATTgacagttttaaaaataaaattttaattgactaACTACATATAGGTACACTCTCAAAATACAACAGTATATAACAAATGATTTCAAATTTGTACAAACATATTGAATATACCTTAAATTCggtgaaaatttaaaatgtattttacaTGTATTGCAAGATAACTTTTTAAATTAgttgaaaaatgatataaataattcTATGTCGAATTTAGTGTTTTTAGACTTACATTTTTACGGTATAGTGCAAATTAGAGATAAAGCAGGTGCAGTTTGCTACGATAATGGATGCTATATATCTATGGGGTTGAGTGTGTTGGGCACCTTCCAGATCCTTTCACCATACCAAACGAAACTCCTTTCCTTCTTCCAAATCCTAATTCACAATCTGCAGATTTTCCGATATTGATCGCAATTATCGATTCGTTCATCTGCGGTTTGCTTTTTGCTATTCCAATTTTgttaacaaagaagaagaagaagcaaatcGGAACACAATGGGAGAACGCAAGTCTTTATCTAAGAAAAAATCTTCCAAAAAGAAGAGACTCAAAGTTTCTTCTAAGGTATTTTTTTCAACTCTCCTTTTCGATGCTTTCCATTTTTTCACATAATTACATTCGTTTTGCTTGCTCAGCATTATGTATAATGTTCGTGTATGGtttgttgcttttttttttctatttagttTTGAATTTCTGTGTATAGCTATGTATTTTAGGGTTTATCTTCATTGATAGGTTATTGAACTATGAGAATGTATTCGGTAAAGTCATTGaactttattttgtatcaaataaaatggtttttatttcaatattcGTAAAAGATCATTGAGCTATGAGAATTCTTCGTTGATTTGGTTggcttatgtttttttttgttttctgaattaatttttgtgatttaattGAATATGTGCTAATGTCCTTTTGTAGTGATGCTCGTAGTTCTCTTTTTACTGGTAGTGGAATTaggaaaatgaattaaagataatgGTTAGTTATCTGctatgttgcttggactctccaaaaatgtttGTTGCACCCATGTTGGATCCTCCCAAAATACACTAGTTTTTGGAGGATACAACACACACCCAGCAGCATTTTTGAAGTGTCCGAACAATACAAGTTATATGCACCCTCTGTTGAACGCAAGTCCAAGCAACATATGGTAATTAGCTGGTTTAACTTTTGGGTCTTTTCATGTATGTATCATCAGGGGATTTTTTTTCGGGATGAAAATTAAGATAGCCGTTCTTTtagctaaaaattaaaatgaaactgTTTTCCAAGAACAAGGGTCAAAAAGTAGTTCAGAAGTTTGGTTTTTTGGGTACAATACTTACATGAGTTTACATTACTGAATTGGGAGAATATAAGTCCTGCTCCTTCCTGTTTGTTTTGAAGGGATTATTTTCATgtaaatttgttaaaaataCGTTCATATTCAAATCTGTAATACGGTAAGGCTTCATGTGATATAGCTCATGATTGCTCGTGGGAGTGTTAAGTCACATAGTCATTTGAATTGCTATAGTTAGAGTTCCATGAATCGgttattttctttgtatattttttgttttgtgcaCTATCCATAAAATGACCTCAGTGGAGAAAATCTAGAGTTATTTATGAAAAGAAACAATTATCTGCACCTGTTAATACTTGGTAACTTTTAGAAGCCACCATTGAAAAACAGATATCTAAGATATTTCAATTTGTAATTCCTTAACTGACACTCAGGTGAAAGAATTATGAAAGACTTTATAATGCTTGATCATGCCAGCACACTTTATACACTCTTTATTGAATATATCTAATACCAAATATTCACAGAGATGTTTTCATGAGAAAttgcattatattttaaatcaatattAGGCATGCTTTCTGTTGAACAATGTAAGGTGGTATCCTGCTTTCTTATCGATACATTCTCATCTTGTCTTTGGCAATTCCAATTTATTATCCTTCATTATACATCTTCATATGTTGTGTGGTTAGATACGGAAGAGAAAAAGCAGAAGAAACAAATCCAAGAAGTTGTCCAGTTCTGAGGATGACTCATCATCTTCTGCTTCCTCTGATTATTCTAGCAGTTCACAGTCTTTGTCCTCCAATTCAGAGGTTGATTATAGTAGGAAAAGGCGTAGGCACTCACGTGATATGAAACGCGTGAAGAAAAGAACTTGGAGAAGATCCTCTAGCCAAGATGTGAGTGAGGGTTCACCCcctgtaaagaaaagaaaaaggtcaAATAGAAAGAGTCTTGATTATGGGAGAAAAGTGCAGAAGAAAAAGCGAAAGAGACACGCTAGTATTAGCTCCACGAACAGTGACTCAAGAAGTTGTTCTAGTTGTCAACGTGAAAACAGTGTTAGCTCCAGAGGTAGAGATTTTAAGAGCTTTTCCACTTGCCGTGATGAAAATAATAGTGTTAATAAGGACACCAATCTTCAGATTCCCAGGATTAAGTCTAgaaaaaagatgaaagaaaagaaaatccaCAATGAGCCAAGCACTGGCAGAAGGAGCAGAAGTTGGGGGCCAGTTTGTTCTTTATGTGACCATCATTCATGTTCTTGCAATACTACTCATAATGGGGAGGAATATGTGGAAGAGAGTAATCCTAAGCGCTTAAGATCTGTTATTACTATTCCAGCAAAGACACATGAAGAAGAGGGTAACGAACAGGGACCAGATATGCTTAAAGAAGAGATTTTGAATAAGCACCATGATTGTCCTTCATGCACAAACCATGACAATAATGACCTGGAAATTAAAGGGAAATTAGCTTCTTGTTCTTGTTTCCCGTCTATCCAAAGAATGCAGGATGGAAATTTGACAATTGATGAAACCTTTGGCCCCACAAAAGTTGATGGTGGTCTGGATCCTCATCGAAATATAGTCAAAGAAGTAAGTCATGATAATGGAGGTGAGAGTGGGAATTCTGATAATATTGCTAATACAGGAATTGAAGATCTTGAGaatgttttaagaaaaaaggCGTTGGAGAACTTGCAGAAATTTCGTAAAGAGtttcaaacaaatttaaaatctgGTGCCAAGGAAAAGAAGAATGGCAGTGATATTAATCAGTTATCCCCTCCAAAGACTGAAGTTGTACCATACAAGTCTCTGGAGCATGGGGAAAAAGATGGATTGGCTTTAAATCAAGATGTAAAATTTAGAAGCAAACTTGTAACTACTAAGGAATTTTCTCATTCCACAGAGATTGAGATAAATACTCCAGTCGAAAAGAATAATGGAAAAGGATCTGGTTGCTTTGAGCCGTGTGTTACACAACTTGCTGATAGATCAGCACTCTCACAGAGTCCAGAACAGGAGAACCATACCACTGAACCAGTTCTTAGCAATGAACCTGAACCTGGTAAACTATTATGTAGTACCACAGTACAgacatataaaaaggaaaattcatTGGCTTCCaagagaaacataattaaaacaccAGTTCCCTTGAGACCTGGAGTTCTTAGCACTGGGACCAGCGATAACTTAGACATGGAAGCTGTTAATGCCGGTATCCGTCCCACTTTAGAAACTTCTAGTGCCAGATCCACATCTGATGGACTTGCTTCAAAACACCAGCCTGATGAAACCAAGGATGCCTCTGAGTTTGAACAAAAGACCATGTCTGTAATGAGGGGCGGTGAGATGGTACAGGTATTATATtcgtatttcattatttatgcATGTTAGGCTGGGATTTTTCAACTCCACAGTTGATCAATAATCCtacaagtaaataaataaatggccTGTATTTTTAGATTCTTTAAATTGTTTCTGATTGTTTAAACGATTGAATATTAGAGATATTGATAGAAATCATCAGTTATAATGAAGTAATAGTGACCACTAAGTAAttcttattatagattttttttagcAATAGCCAAACACTGATAGTGGGAATGGGGGAGCAAACTATTCTCTCTCACAGGCTTCTTATTTGGTAATCTTTCAAGGATTTACTCTACTGGAATTTCATTGCTAGAGATAGTACTAGcatatgttttcatattttggacCTCTTGCCTCGGCCAAACAGATATGGTAATATACATTGCTTTGTTGTACTTATATGTTGCGTTTCGGCTAATCATTGGATTTACTTTTACCTGAttttaattatagaaaaaaaacaaatgtgtGCTAATCTCCACTTATTTGGACTTTTAGATTTCTTTAACTTAGAATGTTTATGCGAGTCACTTGAAGCTCCTCTTATGTACCAAGTCTTTACAAAGCTTGAGTATTCTTACCATCTCACATGATTATGTTGGCCAGGTAAACTACAAGGTCTACATCCCCAAGAGGGCTCCTGCTCTGTCCAGGAGAAAACTCAATCGGTGATGAGGCTCAGTTAAATTTTCATGCcaatttaatttcatttgtaGATTATTAATCAAATTTGGTGTGCTGAGACTGAGTCAGGACTTAGGTGCTAGTTGGCTGAATTCAGATGTTCCTGGGACAAACTACGATGTGAATGCTTGTGTatcaaaaaacattttcctGCCTGTGTAGCTATGAGCTCTTTTATCCTCAGAAGAAAGCCGTTACAGTGATCTTTAGCTATGTTTGTGTAGAatagaagaaaagaacaaaattaagcATTTCACAATGAAGCTCTCGCATTTTCCTCATTCTGTGTCGTTCTTTTCTGGATGTAGTTAGTATTTTCCGTAGTTATTGAGAACAGAATTAAGAGGATATTATTGACCATTTGGCTGCAGTCTGCTGAATGTGTGTTGAATTGTATAATTTAGCAGGTTCAGCTCAAACTTTTTGGTGGACTCGAACGTCTTAAAT
Proteins encoded in this window:
- the LOC101259653 gene encoding uncharacterized protein LOC101259653; translated protein: MGERKSLSKKKSSKKKRLKVSSKIRKRKSRRNKSKKLSSSEDDSSSSASSDYSSSSQSLSSNSEVDYSRKRRRHSRDMKRVKKRTWRRSSSQDVSEGSPPVKKRKRSNRKSLDYGRKVQKKKRKRHASISSTNSDSRSCSSCQRENSVSSRGRDFKSFSTCRDENNSVNKDTNLQIPRIKSRKKMKEKKIHNEPSTGRRSRSWGPVCSLCDHHSCSCNTTHNGEEYVEESNPKRLRSVITIPAKTHEEEGNEQGPDMLKEEILNKHHDCPSCTNHDNNDLEIKGKLASCSCFPSIQRMQDGNLTIDETFGPTKVDGGLDPHRNIVKEVSHDNGGESGNSDNIANTGIEDLENVLRKKALENLQKFRKEFQTNLKSGAKEKKNGSDINQLSPPKTEVVPYKSLEHGEKDGLALNQDVKFRSKLVTTKEFSHSTEIEINTPVEKNNGKGSGCFEPCVTQLADRSALSQSPEQENHTTEPVLSNEPEPGKLLCSTTVQTYKKENSLASKRNIIKTPVPLRPGVLSTGTSDNLDMEAVNAGIRPTLETSSARSTSDGLASKHQPDETKDASEFEQKTMSVMRGGEMVQVNYKVYIPKRAPALSRRKLNR